The Deltaproteobacteria bacterium genome contains the following window.
ACGCCGGGTTTAACGAGGTGTTCTTCGACAATGTGCGCGTGCCGCGCGCCAGCCTAGTCGGCGAACTCCATCAGGGTTGGATGGTGGCCAATGCCACGTTGTTCCACGAGCGCAACATGTTGGGCTCCACTGCGCGCACCCAGCTCATGCTGCAAAACCTGATTCGCTTGGCGCGCACCCGCCAGCGCTACGGCAAACCGGCCTCCGACGATCCGACGATACGGCAGAAACTCGCCGATCTGGTGACCCGTGTCGAGGCGATGAAGTATCACTCCTACCGGCAACTGACTACCGAGCTGCGCGGGAAAACGCAGGGCGTGGGTGCGATGGTCAACAAACTGGTGGGCACAGAGCTGAATCACGACATCTGCGCGCTCGCCCTGGAAGTGTTGGGGTCCTATGCGCCGCTGAATCGCGGTGCCGCGCATGTGCTCGACAACGGGGTCTGGCCCTACGAATTCATGTTTACTTTGGGACTGATTATCGGTGGCGGCACCTCGCAGATTCAGAAGAACATCATCGGCGAACGCGGCTTAGGAATGCCGAAGTCGGGCTAAGACAGTCTTGCAGTCAGACAGTCTCTCAGTCAAACAGCCAGACAATCTTTTGGTGAGACGGTCGGACAGTGAGACGGTCGGACTGATGGGCGGAGGGAACGTATGGATTTTGGATTGTCAGAAGAACAGGACATGCTCCAGCAGTCGGCGCGCGATTTCTTAACCGAGGAATGTCCGCCGACGTTCGTTCGCGCGATGTATACTGACCAGGATGGGTTCTCGCGCGAGCTGCATCGCAAGATGGCCAAGCAGGGATGGACCGGATTATTGATTCCCGAGGCGCACGGCGGGCTGGGGCTTGCGATGCTCGACATGGCCGTGTTGCTAGAGGAGATGGGGCGCGCGGCGGTCCCTGGACCGTTCCTCTTTTCTTCCGTGCTTTTTACGCTAGGTGTGATGGCGGGAGGATCGGCGGCACAAAAGAAAACCTGGTTGCCGCGTCTCGTCACTGGAGAAGCCGTCGGGACGTTGGCGTTTCTCGAAGCCGAGGACCGGCTCGACGCCGCCGGGGTGACGCTCAAGGCGAAGAAGAGTCGCGACGGCTACGTGCTGTCGGGAACGAAGATGTTCGTGCCGTTCGCCGCAGTGGCCGATGTGCTGTTGGTGGCGGCGCGCACGAGCGGCAAGGGCGCAGCCGGGGTCAGTCTTTTTCTCGTCGATCACGCTGCGCCCGGGGTGACGATCGCGCCGCTGAGCATCTTCGACCAGACGCGCCGGGTGTACGAGGTGGAGCTGAAGAATGCGCGCGTGCCAAAAACCGCGCTCGTCGGCGGCGAGGGCGAGGGCTGGAAAATTCTGGCGCGGTTGCTTGATGCTGGCTGCGTGGCGCTCGCGGCGGACAGTCTTGGCGGCGCGCAGAAAGCTCTGGACCTGGCGGTGGAGTACACCAAGATGCGGACGCAATTTAACCGCCCTATCGCTTCGTTCCAAGCGCTCAAGCATATGGCGGCGGAAGTGGTGAGCGAGATCGAGCCCGCCCGCGCGCTGGTCTGGTATGCAGCGCATGCGTTCGATCGACAACCGCGCGACGCCGAGCGGGCGGCGGCGCTGGTCAAGGCGCGGCTCTCCGACGTGTATGCGCGGGCGACCAACCGTGCCGTGCAGATGCACGG
Protein-coding sequences here:
- a CDS encoding acyl-CoA/acyl-ACP dehydrogenase; translated protein: MDFGLSEEQDMLQQSARDFLTEECPPTFVRAMYTDQDGFSRELHRKMAKQGWTGLLIPEAHGGLGLAMLDMAVLLEEMGRAAVPGPFLFSSVLFTLGVMAGGSAAQKKTWLPRLVTGEAVGTLAFLEAEDRLDAAGVTLKAKKSRDGYVLSGTKMFVPFAAVADVLLVAARTSGKGAAGVSLFLVDHAAPGVTIAPLSIFDQTRRVYEVELKNARVPKTALVGGEGEGWKILARLLDAGCVALAADSLGGAQKALDLAVEYTKMRTQFNRPIASFQALKHMAAEVVSEIEPARALVWYAAHAFDRQPRDAERAAALVKARLSDVYARATNRAVQMHGGIGFTWEHDIHFWFKRAKWNEFAFGDAVYHRERLARIEGF